The following proteins come from a genomic window of Miscanthus floridulus cultivar M001 chromosome 2, ASM1932011v1, whole genome shotgun sequence:
- the LOC136530268 gene encoding glucan endo-1,3-beta-glucosidase 5-like codes for MAAALRALAVLLWVAAAYPVVFRARPVQALAANWGTRVLHPLPGDITVRLLRDNGFDKVKLFEADPNALRALGHSGIQVMLGLPNELLASVAASVNAAEQWVIQNVSTYVSKYGVDIRYVAVGNEPFLKSYKGKFEAATLPAVQNVQAALVKAGLARQVHVTVPLNADVYESGDGRPSTGDFRPDIAGLMVSLVRFLLDSGGVFTINIYPFLSLYADPNFPVDYAYFPSPGAPPSQASVQDGGVLYTNVFDANYDTLIAALEKHGLGAIPVVVGEIGWPTDGDKNANVANAQRFNQGLFDRIVAGKGTPRRPRMPDVYVFALLDEDNKSVDPGNFERHWGVFNYDGSPKYPLRLANGRAIVPAKGVRYLSKQWCVLRPDASATNPAIAGAVGYACEYSDCTSLGAGSSCGNLDARANVSYAFNQFFQAANQQKAACNFNNLSVITTTNPSQGTCRFEIMIDTGRHELTGKSPSAAPRVALASSSSSWSAVLLLALVGLTTLVAW; via the coding sequence ATGGCGGCGGCGCTGCGTGCGCTGGCGGTGCTGCTGTGGGTGGCGGCGGCGTACCCGGTGGTGTTCCGGGCGCGGCCCGTGCAGGCGCTGGCGGCCAACTGGGGCACCCGCGTGCTGCACCCGCTGCCGGGGGACATCACCGTGCGCCTCCTGCGGGACAACGGCTTCGACAAGGTGAAGCTGTTCGAGGCGGACCCGAACGCGCTCCGGGCGCTGGGCCACTCGGGGATCCAGGTCATGCTGGGCCTCCCCAACGAGCTGCTCGCCTCCGTGGCCGCCAGCGTGAACGCCGCCGAGCAGTGGGTGATCCAGAACGTCTCCACCTACGTCTCCAAGTACGGCGTGGACATCCGCTACGTGGCCGTGGGCAACGAGCCCTTCCTCAAGTCGTACAAGGGCAAGTTCGAGGCCGCCACGCTGCCCGCCGTGCAGAACGTGCAGGCGGCGCTCGTCAAGGCGGGCCTCGCCAGGCAGGTGCACGTCACCGTCCCGCTCAACGCCGACGTCTACGAGTCCGGCGACGGCCGCCCGTCCACGGGCGACTTCAGGCCCGACATCGCGGGCCTCATGGTTAGCCTCGTCCGCTTCCTCCTCGACAGCGGCGGCGTGTTCACCATCAACATCTACCCGTTCCTCTCCCTCTACGCCGACCCAAACTTCCCCGTCGACTACGCCTACTTCCCGTCCCCGGGGGCGCCGCCCTCGCAGGCCAGCGTGCAGGACGGCGGCGTGCTCTACACCAACGTCTTCGAcgccaactacgacaccctcatCGCCGCGCTCGAGAAGCACGGCCTCGGCGCCATccccgtcgtcgtcggggagatCGGCTGGCCCACCGACGGCGACAAGAACGCCAACGTCGCCAACGCGCAGCGGTTCAACCAGGGACTCTTCGACCGCATCGTCGCCGGCAAGGGCACCCCGCGACGCCCGCGGATGCCCGACGTCTACGTCTTCGCGCTGCTGGACGAGGACAACAAGAGCGTTGACCCCGGAAACTTCGAGCGCCACTGGGGTGTCTTCAACTACGACGGCTCGCCCAAGTACCCGCTCAGGCTCGCCAACGGCAGGGCCATCGTGCCGGCCAAGGGCGTCCGCTACCTCTCCAAGCAGTGGTGCGTGCTCCGCCCGGACGCCAGCGCCACCAACCCGGCCATCGCCGGCGCCGTCGGCTACGCCTGCGAGTACTCCGACTGCACAAGCCTCGGCGCCGGATCCTCCTGCGGGAACCTCGACGCGCGCGCCAACGTCTCCTACGCCTTCAACCAGTTCTTCCAGGCGGCCAACCAGCAGAAGGCCGCCTGCAACTTTAACAACCTCTCCGTCATCACAACCACCAACCCGTCCCAGGGGACCTGCCGCTTCGAGATCATGATCGACACCGGCCGCCACGAGCTGACTGGCAAGTCGCCGTCCGCCGCCCCCAGGGTGGCTCtggcttcatcttcatcatcttggagCGCCGTGCTACTGCTCGCCTTGGTCGGCCTTACTACTCTGGTCGCCTGGTGA
- the LOC136530242 gene encoding protein STRUBBELIG-RECEPTOR FAMILY 6-like isoform X2, translating into MWPVLARGYLFRFQSDNNVRKLPGMRLKGTLGYNMNLLTELSELDVSNNNLGGSDIPYNLPPNLERLNLENNNFIGTLPYSISQMAALKYLNLGHNQLSDINVMFDQLTNLTTLDFSYNSFSGNLPESFDSLTSLSTLYLQDNQFTGTIDVLTDLPLTDLNVANNQFSGSIPDKLKSISNLQTSGNSFSNSPASAATAPPSYNPPSKPSPSRTPSHSNNNNSPSRESDTNNGGGDGKSSKVGGAAVAGIVISLVVVGALVAFFLIKRKSVRRQKGCDPEKNEHLSPLASRKIKQLRPIRAISLSPTAKELKKNVSMNLKPPSKIELHKSFDENDPTNKPAAEKVNVSCIRATAYTVADLQIATKSFSADNLVSEGRFGRVYRAQLCDQKILAVKKINFSAIPGPSDFFVELVGSIAKLNHPNLSELDGYCSEHGQCLLAYEFYKNGSLYDLLHLSDGYSKPLSWNNRVKIALGSARALEYLHETCSPSIIHKNFKSSNILLDDDLNPHISDCGFADLIPNQELQESDDNSGYRAPEVTMSGQYSQKSDVYSFGVVMLELLTGRKAFDSSRPRSQQSLVWWASPQLHDIDSLDQMVDPTLEGLYHAKSLSRFADAIALCVQPEPEFRPPMSEVVQSLVCLVQRASMGTALSNEWNSCRFDESGDHTF; encoded by the exons ATGTGGCCAGTCTTGGCTCGGGGTTACTTGTTCCGGTTCCAGAGTGACAACAATGTGAG AAAACTGCCTGGTATGAGACTAAAAGGGACCCTGGGATACAACATGAATCTCCTCACTGAACTGTCTGAGCT TGACGTGAGCAACAATAATCTTGGAGGAAGTGATATCCCTTATAATCTCCCACCAAATCTTGAGAGACT AAATCTTGAGAATAACAACTTCATTGGAACTTTACCTTACTCCATTTCCCAAATGGCTGCACTTAAATATTT AAATCTTGGTCATAATCAGCTGTCAGACATCAATGTTATGTTCGACCAACTCACCAACTTAACAACACT GGACTTCTCATACAACTCATTTTCTGGAAATCTTCCTGAAAGCTTCGACTCCTTGACAAGTTTGAGCACACT TTATTTGCAGGACAACCAATTTACTGGTACGATAGATGTCCTCACTGATCTCCCTCTGACGGACCT AAATGTTGCAAATAACCAATTCAGTGGGTCGATTCCTGATAAGCTGAAGAGCATAAGCAATCTCCA GACAAGTGGCAACTCCTTTAGCAACAGTCCTGCATCAGCTGCAACAGCACCTCCGTCATACAATCCACCTTCGAAACCATCACCTTCTAGAACTCCTAGTCATAGTAACAATAACAATAGTCCATCGAGAGAAAGTGATACCAATaatggtggtggtgatggcaaAAGCTCCAAAGTAGGAGGTGCTGCAGTTGCTGGAATTGTGATCTCTCTGGTGGTTGTCGGTGCATTGGTTGCCTTCTTTCTGATCAAGAGGAAATCTGTGAGGCGTCAAAAGGGATGTGATCCTGAAAAGAATGAGCATCTCAGCCCTCTTGCTTCCAGGAAAATTAAAC AGCTGAGGCCCATCCGTGCTATCTCACTCTCGCCCACTGCAAAGGAACTGAAGAAGAATGTCTCGATGAACTTGAAACCACCGTCAAAAATTGAGCTTCACAAGTCCTTTGACGAAAATGATCCCACTAACAAGCCTGCCGCAGAGAAAGTAAACGTCTCTTGCATCAGGGCAACTGCATACACAGTGGCAGACCTGCAGATAGCAACGAAGAGCTTCAGTGCTGACAATCTGGTCAGTGAAGGCCGTTTTGGCCGTGTTTACAGAGCACAGCTTTGTGATCAGAAG ATTCTGGCTGTGAAGAAAATCAATTTCTCTGCCATACCAGGCCCATCTGACTTCTTCGTCGAGCTGGTTGGCAGCATTGCAAAGCTAAATCATCCAAACCTCTCAGAGCTGGATGGCTACTGCTCGGAGCACGGACAGTGCTTGCTGGCATATGAATTCTACAAGAATGGATCTCTTTATGACCTCCTTCACCTGTCGGATGGGTACAGCAAACCATTATCTTGGAATAACCGTGTAAAGATTGCTCTAGGATCGGCGAGGGCATTAGA GTATCTACATGAAACTTGTTCGCCGTCTATCATCCACAAGAATTTCAAATCATCTAACATACTGTTGGATGATGATCTTAACCCACATATTTCAGACTGCGGGTTTGCAGACCTAATTCCCAACCAGGAACTCCAG GAATCAGATGATAACTCGGGATATAGAGCTCCTGAGGTGACCATGTCCGGTCAGTATTCTCAAAAGAGCGACGTTTACAGCTTTGGTGTCGTCATGCTTGAGCTACTGACTGGACGGAAAGCATTTGACAG CTCTCGGCCAAGGTCCCAGCAATCATTAGTCTGGTGGGCTTCACCGCAGCTGCACGACATCGACTCGCTAGATCAGATGGTTGATCCAACATTAGAGGGGCTGTACCATGCGAAATCACTCTCTCGGTTCGCAGACGCAATCGCCCTCTGTGTCCAG CCTGAGCCAGAATTCAGGCCACCAATGTCGGAGGTCGTCCAGTCACTGGTCTGTCTTGTGCAGCGAGCAAGCATGGGGACAGCACTAAGCAACGAGTGGAATTCTTGCCGGTTCGATGAATCTGGTGATCACACGTTCTAG
- the LOC136530242 gene encoding protein STRUBBELIG-RECEPTOR FAMILY 6-like isoform X1, with protein sequence MALGVAGVAALLSLSVFTGATADTNSDDVSALNTFYTTVNSSSQLTNWVPQNGDPCGQSWLGVTCSGSRVTTIKLPGMRLKGTLGYNMNLLTELSELDVSNNNLGGSDIPYNLPPNLERLNLENNNFIGTLPYSISQMAALKYLNLGHNQLSDINVMFDQLTNLTTLDFSYNSFSGNLPESFDSLTSLSTLYLQDNQFTGTIDVLTDLPLTDLNVANNQFSGSIPDKLKSISNLQTSGNSFSNSPASAATAPPSYNPPSKPSPSRTPSHSNNNNSPSRESDTNNGGGDGKSSKVGGAAVAGIVISLVVVGALVAFFLIKRKSVRRQKGCDPEKNEHLSPLASRKIKQLRPIRAISLSPTAKELKKNVSMNLKPPSKIELHKSFDENDPTNKPAAEKVNVSCIRATAYTVADLQIATKSFSADNLVSEGRFGRVYRAQLCDQKILAVKKINFSAIPGPSDFFVELVGSIAKLNHPNLSELDGYCSEHGQCLLAYEFYKNGSLYDLLHLSDGYSKPLSWNNRVKIALGSARALEYLHETCSPSIIHKNFKSSNILLDDDLNPHISDCGFADLIPNQELQESDDNSGYRAPEVTMSGQYSQKSDVYSFGVVMLELLTGRKAFDSSRPRSQQSLVWWASPQLHDIDSLDQMVDPTLEGLYHAKSLSRFADAIALCVQPEPEFRPPMSEVVQSLVCLVQRASMGTALSNEWNSCRFDESGDHTF encoded by the exons ATGGCGTTGGGCGTGGCCGGAGTGGCGGCGCTACTCTCGCTCTCCGTCTTCACCGGGGCCACCGCCGACACCAACTCCGACGACG TGAGTGCCCTCAACACATTCTACACAACCGTGAACTCGTCGTCGCAGCTGACAAACTGGGTACCACAGAACGGCGACCCATGTGGCCAGTCTTGGCTCGGGGTTACTTGTTCCGGTTCCAGAGTGACAACAAT AAAACTGCCTGGTATGAGACTAAAAGGGACCCTGGGATACAACATGAATCTCCTCACTGAACTGTCTGAGCT TGACGTGAGCAACAATAATCTTGGAGGAAGTGATATCCCTTATAATCTCCCACCAAATCTTGAGAGACT AAATCTTGAGAATAACAACTTCATTGGAACTTTACCTTACTCCATTTCCCAAATGGCTGCACTTAAATATTT AAATCTTGGTCATAATCAGCTGTCAGACATCAATGTTATGTTCGACCAACTCACCAACTTAACAACACT GGACTTCTCATACAACTCATTTTCTGGAAATCTTCCTGAAAGCTTCGACTCCTTGACAAGTTTGAGCACACT TTATTTGCAGGACAACCAATTTACTGGTACGATAGATGTCCTCACTGATCTCCCTCTGACGGACCT AAATGTTGCAAATAACCAATTCAGTGGGTCGATTCCTGATAAGCTGAAGAGCATAAGCAATCTCCA GACAAGTGGCAACTCCTTTAGCAACAGTCCTGCATCAGCTGCAACAGCACCTCCGTCATACAATCCACCTTCGAAACCATCACCTTCTAGAACTCCTAGTCATAGTAACAATAACAATAGTCCATCGAGAGAAAGTGATACCAATaatggtggtggtgatggcaaAAGCTCCAAAGTAGGAGGTGCTGCAGTTGCTGGAATTGTGATCTCTCTGGTGGTTGTCGGTGCATTGGTTGCCTTCTTTCTGATCAAGAGGAAATCTGTGAGGCGTCAAAAGGGATGTGATCCTGAAAAGAATGAGCATCTCAGCCCTCTTGCTTCCAGGAAAATTAAAC AGCTGAGGCCCATCCGTGCTATCTCACTCTCGCCCACTGCAAAGGAACTGAAGAAGAATGTCTCGATGAACTTGAAACCACCGTCAAAAATTGAGCTTCACAAGTCCTTTGACGAAAATGATCCCACTAACAAGCCTGCCGCAGAGAAAGTAAACGTCTCTTGCATCAGGGCAACTGCATACACAGTGGCAGACCTGCAGATAGCAACGAAGAGCTTCAGTGCTGACAATCTGGTCAGTGAAGGCCGTTTTGGCCGTGTTTACAGAGCACAGCTTTGTGATCAGAAG ATTCTGGCTGTGAAGAAAATCAATTTCTCTGCCATACCAGGCCCATCTGACTTCTTCGTCGAGCTGGTTGGCAGCATTGCAAAGCTAAATCATCCAAACCTCTCAGAGCTGGATGGCTACTGCTCGGAGCACGGACAGTGCTTGCTGGCATATGAATTCTACAAGAATGGATCTCTTTATGACCTCCTTCACCTGTCGGATGGGTACAGCAAACCATTATCTTGGAATAACCGTGTAAAGATTGCTCTAGGATCGGCGAGGGCATTAGA GTATCTACATGAAACTTGTTCGCCGTCTATCATCCACAAGAATTTCAAATCATCTAACATACTGTTGGATGATGATCTTAACCCACATATTTCAGACTGCGGGTTTGCAGACCTAATTCCCAACCAGGAACTCCAG GAATCAGATGATAACTCGGGATATAGAGCTCCTGAGGTGACCATGTCCGGTCAGTATTCTCAAAAGAGCGACGTTTACAGCTTTGGTGTCGTCATGCTTGAGCTACTGACTGGACGGAAAGCATTTGACAG CTCTCGGCCAAGGTCCCAGCAATCATTAGTCTGGTGGGCTTCACCGCAGCTGCACGACATCGACTCGCTAGATCAGATGGTTGATCCAACATTAGAGGGGCTGTACCATGCGAAATCACTCTCTCGGTTCGCAGACGCAATCGCCCTCTGTGTCCAG CCTGAGCCAGAATTCAGGCCACCAATGTCGGAGGTCGTCCAGTCACTGGTCTGTCTTGTGCAGCGAGCAAGCATGGGGACAGCACTAAGCAACGAGTGGAATTCTTGCCGGTTCGATGAATCTGGTGATCACACGTTCTAG